A genome region from Psychrobacter jeotgali includes the following:
- a CDS encoding glycosyltransferase: protein MIVMRLLSSLKHDESERGIFHLGRALVKNDHTSIIVSSADKDNDLVRRLERDGNIYHQLHMNKKSWLSLLQIAPLRRLIEKYEPDVIHLHSRTPAWILHLALRRAKVKRPPKLVSTMYGFYPINKYSQALLDVDTIITVSDSVTDYLKKGLRREEMGKKVIKRIYRGVDIRRYPYRHNPSVYWLRHTFAEYPELEHKKWLVFPTIIGNEYGQEWLIDILGNLQEEFPKIHAIIMDEDYRDGDVAHEDFRQRVNTLELADRVTYVGNKRNDMREWLSAANIVLALANQPESIGINALQAIHLGTPVIGWDQAAFSEILRPLYPQGLVKNYNAKALCRAVRNQLESVTRPQMTDKFTMREMIDETLAVYEELYQQALDAEQARFDASTALKIKKQQKAAAVKPLSEASNYSAVKQNDKLIDKPKPALKVSDNLDKTSSISLTKKPSKINKSTKTLDKE from the coding sequence ATGATCGTTATGCGCCTGTTATCGTCTTTGAAACATGATGAATCCGAACGTGGTATTTTCCATCTTGGACGCGCGCTGGTAAAAAACGACCACACCTCAATCATTGTCTCCAGCGCTGACAAAGATAACGATTTGGTTAGGCGACTAGAGCGTGATGGTAATATATATCATCAGCTACATATGAATAAAAAATCTTGGCTGTCGCTATTACAGATTGCACCGCTGCGCCGACTTATTGAAAAGTATGAGCCTGATGTTATTCACCTACATTCACGTACGCCTGCGTGGATATTACATTTAGCGCTGCGCCGGGCCAAGGTTAAACGCCCACCCAAATTGGTTTCGACCATGTACGGCTTTTATCCCATCAATAAGTACTCGCAAGCACTACTTGATGTCGATACTATTATTACCGTCTCAGATAGTGTTACTGACTATCTTAAAAAAGGGCTACGCCGCGAAGAGATGGGCAAAAAAGTTATCAAGCGTATCTACCGTGGTGTTGATATCCGGCGCTACCCTTATCGGCATAACCCCTCAGTCTATTGGCTACGTCATACCTTTGCTGAGTATCCTGAGCTTGAGCATAAAAAATGGCTGGTGTTTCCAACGATTATCGGTAACGAGTATGGTCAAGAATGGCTGATTGATATCTTAGGCAATTTACAAGAGGAGTTTCCAAAAATACACGCCATTATCATGGATGAAGATTATAGAGACGGCGATGTAGCGCACGAGGACTTTCGCCAGCGTGTTAACACCCTAGAGCTTGCTGACCGTGTCACTTATGTGGGCAATAAGCGCAATGATATGCGCGAATGGCTATCAGCAGCTAACATTGTTTTGGCGCTGGCCAATCAGCCCGAATCTATCGGTATAAATGCTCTGCAAGCTATTCATTTAGGGACGCCTGTCATCGGCTGGGATCAAGCGGCTTTTAGTGAAATTCTGCGCCCTTTATACCCGCAAGGATTGGTCAAAAATTACAATGCTAAAGCGCTATGTAGAGCGGTGCGCAACCAATTAGAGAGCGTCACCCGTCCGCAAATGACAGATAAATTTACTATGCGCGAAATGATCGATGAAACACTCGCTGTGTACGAGGAGCTCTATCAGCAGGCACTTGATGCCGAACAAGCGCGCTTTGATGCCTCTACCGCACTTAAGATTAAGAAGCAACAAAAAGCCGCCGCAGTAAAGCCGCTTAGCGAAGCCTCTAATTACTCAGCCGTCAAGCAAAACGATAAACTTATCGATAAACCAAAACCTGCCCTTAAGGTTAGCGATAATTTAGATAAAACCTCCTCTATATCGCTTACCAAAAAGCCATCTAAAATCAATAAATCTACCAAAACGCTGGATAAAGAATAG
- a CDS encoding glutamine synthetase family protein, giving the protein MTTANGMVDSANNIEYVYVAAGDINGLLRGKRIPFDQMEKAESGGVRLPLSILGVDIWGADVIESSQTNGDIDAIAKPTGRAAYPLLNTSAPSSLLPVWLYTEDNEPYYGDARHVLDYVSKKFKALGLTPVMATELEFYLLDYTEGETPKPPIRPKSGLRLNKTSILSINDLLQFDEFLDEIYEQCRKLDIPVDAALAENGCGQFEINLLHVDDPLKAADDAILFKQVVKAVATRRKLTATFMAKPFGLQSGNGFHVHCSLLDKDGNNVFDDGSEDGSDMLRHAVAGLLATMSDCTLLFAPHVNSYRRFTPGTLAPNNISWGYENRTAAVRIPGGDTRARRIEHRVSGADANPYLVCSAVLAGMLYGIENKLEAPEPINSITYDDTDLKTLPLDWLSAIREFQKSDVIDSLFPSEMIELLSAVKKQEAKRFAQQVTNLEYSTYLQDV; this is encoded by the coding sequence ATGACGACAGCCAATGGAATGGTCGACTCTGCAAATAACATTGAATATGTATATGTTGCAGCTGGTGATATCAACGGTCTACTTCGCGGTAAGCGCATCCCTTTTGATCAAATGGAAAAAGCAGAAAGTGGCGGGGTACGCTTGCCTTTATCTATATTAGGTGTCGATATTTGGGGGGCAGACGTTATCGAATCCTCTCAAACTAATGGCGATATCGATGCCATTGCGAAGCCCACAGGACGTGCAGCTTACCCCCTTCTCAATACCAGTGCCCCTTCATCCCTACTCCCTGTTTGGCTCTATACCGAAGACAACGAACCTTATTATGGTGACGCCAGACACGTTTTAGATTATGTTAGTAAAAAATTCAAGGCTCTTGGATTGACACCAGTCATGGCAACCGAGCTTGAGTTTTATTTACTGGATTATACTGAAGGCGAAACTCCAAAGCCGCCTATTCGTCCCAAGAGTGGTTTGAGGCTCAATAAAACCTCTATCTTAAGTATCAATGACTTACTACAATTTGATGAATTTTTAGACGAAATCTATGAGCAGTGCCGCAAGCTTGATATCCCTGTTGACGCCGCCTTAGCCGAAAATGGCTGTGGTCAATTTGAGATTAATCTACTGCACGTGGATGATCCATTAAAAGCAGCCGACGATGCCATCTTATTCAAACAAGTAGTAAAGGCCGTGGCCACCCGCCGTAAGTTAACCGCAACCTTTATGGCAAAGCCGTTTGGTTTACAGTCAGGTAATGGTTTTCATGTCCATTGCAGTTTATTGGATAAAGATGGTAACAACGTCTTTGACGATGGATCTGAGGATGGCTCAGATATGCTACGCCATGCGGTAGCAGGACTACTGGCTACTATGTCAGATTGCACTTTACTATTTGCTCCGCATGTGAATTCTTATCGCCGCTTTACGCCAGGGACTCTCGCTCCTAACAACATCTCATGGGGTTATGAAAACCGTACCGCCGCCGTTCGTATTCCTGGTGGTGACACTCGAGCACGGCGCATCGAACACCGCGTATCGGGTGCGGATGCCAATCCTTATCTGGTTTGTAGCGCCGTATTAGCAGGTATGCTGTATGGCATTGAGAATAAACTTGAAGCTCCAGAGCCTATCAATAGCATTACTTACGACGATACTGACCTCAAAACCTTACCATTAGACTGGCTCTCTGCCATTCGCGAATTTCAAAAAAGCGATGTGATCGACTCACTATTTCCAAGCGAGATGATTGAGCTTCTGAGCGCCGTAAAAAAGCAAGAAGCCAAGCGTTTTGCTCAGCAAGTTACTAACCTTGAATACTCAACCTATTTACAGGATGTTTAA
- a CDS encoding cupin domain-containing protein has product MPANKTPNKKAVDNDIDAKVEKDISNATRIADNHETSDINNDHDAKDKDAEDKEIVDTDNHDISIENKSKANGNSLTSAILEQSDEENIGKKINQLRLDKGLSQRKLARLAGLTNTAISSIERNKVSPAVNTLKAILQVLDSDLTTFFSDEWKERKPRVVVTPKDLLELSEPNSKVSLKQVYNCSTTKNLGFLIETYQPNSSTEEKIVHEGEEIGTVIEGKILIRIEEMTYLLNEGDSYVIDTSQPHTFINPGSTITRIVSAHTPTTY; this is encoded by the coding sequence ATGCCAGCCAACAAAACCCCCAATAAAAAAGCAGTGGATAACGATATTGATGCTAAGGTTGAAAAAGATATTAGCAATGCTACCCGTATAGCTGATAACCATGAGACTAGCGATATTAATAACGATCACGATGCTAAAGATAAAGATGCTGAAGATAAAGAAATTGTCGATACTGACAACCACGATATTAGTATTGAAAATAAGTCCAAAGCTAATGGCAATTCGCTGACTTCGGCAATACTGGAACAGTCAGATGAAGAAAATATCGGCAAGAAAATTAATCAGCTGCGACTTGATAAAGGCCTGTCACAGCGTAAGCTGGCGCGGTTAGCAGGATTAACCAATACGGCGATCAGCTCTATTGAGCGCAATAAAGTAAGCCCAGCGGTCAATACTCTAAAAGCTATTTTACAAGTACTAGATTCTGATCTCACCACCTTTTTTAGTGATGAGTGGAAAGAGCGCAAACCTAGAGTGGTGGTGACGCCAAAGGACTTGTTAGAGCTTAGTGAGCCCAATAGTAAAGTCTCGCTCAAACAAGTTTACAACTGTAGTACTACAAAGAATTTAGGATTTTTGATCGAAACTTATCAGCCTAATAGTTCAACTGAAGAAAAGATTGTCCATGAGGGTGAGGAGATTGGAACGGTTATCGAAGGTAAAATCCTAATCCGAATTGAAGAGATGACTTATCTATTGAACGAAGGGGATAGCTATGTGATTGATACCAGTCAGCCGCATACTTTTATCAATCCTGGTAGTACCATAACTCGTATTGTCAGCGCACACACGCCAACGACTTATTAA
- the carB gene encoding carbamoyl-phosphate synthase large subunit, which produces MPKRTDIKSILIIGAGPIVIGQACEFDYSGAQACKALREEGYRVILVNSNPATIMTDPVMADATYIEPITWQTVEQIIDKERPDAILPTMGGQTALNCALELDRNGVLEKYGCELIGASKDAIEMAEDRDLFDKAMKRIGLECPRAEIAETMEEAFATQEKMGYPCIIRPSYTMGGSGGGIAYNRDEFIEICERGFDLSPTHQLLIDESLIGWKEYEMEVVRDKNDNCIIICAIENFDPMGVHTGDSITVAPAQTLTDKEYQIMRNASLAVLREIGVETGGSNVQFGINPDTGRMVVIEMNPRVSRSSALASKATGFPIAKIAAKLAVGYTLDELQNDITGGATPASFEPALDYVVTKIPRFNFEKFPQADNILSTQMKSVGEVMAIGRNFQESMQKALRGMETGSDGFDEQIDFGAIKDGKLSADKARSEVVNHLTIPTPERIYYIADAFRIGMSVDEVFNYTKIDPWFLVQIEDIVNTETTVKALGFGGLDADNLRSFKRKGLSDLRLAKLLGVSQKQLRKKRWALDVYPVYKRVDTCAAEFATSTAYMYSTYDSECEANPTDNKKIMVIGGGPNRIGQGIEFDYCCVHAALAMREDGYETIMVNCNPETVSTDYDTSDRLYFEPITLEDVLEIVRIEQPDGVIVQFGGQTPLKLARALESAGVNIIGTSPDAIDRAEDRERFQHMIHQLDLIQPSNALATSLEDGLVKAKDVGYPLVVRPSYVLGGRAMEIVYNEDELRHYLRTAVQASNEAPVLLDRFLDDAIEVDVDCVCDGTDVVIGGIMQHIEQAGVHSGDSACSLPPYSLSDELCDVMREQTVAMAKELGVIGLMNVQFAVKGETVYILEVNPRAARTVPFVSKCIGTSLAQIAARCMAGTSLKDQGFTTEIVPSFYAVKEAVFPFAKFPGVDPILSPEMKSTGEVMGVGKTFGEAFYKAVIGSNERLPGLPTAGETKTVFISVRDSDKAQIAPIARQLLDYGFEIVATTGTQKVLSDNGIESKQINKVTEGRPHIVDALKNGKIDLIINTTEGKQAQEDSFSIRRSALLGKVFYVTTLGAADAVCKSYAIDLPFDVYKLQDLHAQAKPIDVTQ; this is translated from the coding sequence ATGCCAAAACGTACCGACATAAAAAGCATTCTTATCATTGGCGCAGGCCCTATCGTCATCGGTCAAGCTTGCGAGTTTGACTATTCAGGGGCGCAGGCGTGTAAAGCACTCCGTGAGGAAGGCTACCGCGTCATTTTAGTCAACTCAAACCCAGCGACCATCATGACCGACCCTGTAATGGCGGATGCGACTTATATTGAACCCATCACTTGGCAGACGGTTGAGCAAATCATTGATAAAGAACGCCCCGATGCCATCTTGCCTACGATGGGTGGTCAAACCGCTCTTAACTGTGCATTGGAATTAGATAGAAATGGGGTATTAGAAAAGTACGGCTGTGAGCTGATTGGCGCCAGCAAAGACGCCATTGAGATGGCAGAAGACCGCGACTTATTTGACAAAGCCATGAAGCGTATTGGCCTTGAATGTCCACGCGCTGAGATTGCTGAAACCATGGAGGAGGCTTTTGCCACTCAAGAAAAAATGGGCTATCCGTGCATCATTCGCCCGTCATATACGATGGGCGGCTCTGGCGGTGGTATCGCTTATAACCGTGATGAATTTATCGAGATCTGTGAGCGCGGTTTTGACTTATCTCCTACCCATCAATTGCTCATCGATGAGTCTTTAATCGGCTGGAAAGAGTACGAGATGGAAGTCGTTCGTGACAAAAATGACAACTGTATCATCATCTGTGCTATCGAAAACTTCGATCCGATGGGCGTCCATACCGGCGATTCTATCACCGTGGCCCCAGCACAAACCTTGACTGATAAAGAATACCAGATCATGCGTAATGCCTCACTAGCGGTACTACGTGAGATTGGGGTAGAAACCGGCGGTTCTAACGTGCAGTTCGGTATTAACCCTGATACTGGCCGTATGGTGGTGATTGAGATGAACCCACGGGTATCACGCTCATCAGCCTTGGCATCCAAAGCGACCGGCTTCCCTATTGCCAAAATCGCTGCCAAATTAGCGGTTGGTTACACGCTTGACGAGCTGCAAAATGACATTACTGGCGGGGCGACGCCAGCGAGCTTTGAGCCGGCGCTTGATTACGTAGTGACTAAGATACCACGCTTTAACTTTGAAAAGTTCCCGCAAGCCGATAACATCCTATCAACCCAAATGAAATCAGTTGGTGAAGTGATGGCGATTGGGCGTAACTTCCAAGAATCGATGCAAAAAGCCCTACGCGGCATGGAGACAGGCTCTGACGGTTTTGACGAACAGATCGATTTTGGTGCTATCAAGGACGGCAAGCTGAGTGCAGATAAAGCCCGTAGCGAAGTTGTCAACCATCTGACTATTCCTACGCCTGAGCGTATTTATTATATTGCCGATGCTTTTCGTATCGGTATGAGCGTCGATGAGGTGTTTAATTATACCAAAATTGACCCTTGGTTCTTGGTACAAATCGAAGATATCGTCAACACTGAAACTACGGTCAAGGCGCTAGGTTTTGGCGGTCTAGATGCAGATAATCTACGTAGCTTTAAGCGTAAAGGCTTATCTGATTTGCGTTTGGCAAAGCTGCTTGGAGTTTCTCAAAAGCAGCTACGTAAAAAACGTTGGGCTTTAGATGTTTATCCGGTTTATAAGCGCGTCGATACCTGCGCGGCAGAGTTTGCGACCAGCACCGCTTATATGTACTCAACCTATGATAGCGAGTGCGAAGCCAATCCGACTGATAATAAGAAAATTATGGTTATCGGTGGCGGGCCGAACCGTATCGGTCAAGGGATTGAGTTTGATTATTGCTGTGTGCATGCTGCTCTTGCCATGCGTGAGGATGGTTATGAGACCATCATGGTCAACTGTAACCCTGAAACGGTTTCGACCGATTATGACACCTCTGATCGCCTCTATTTTGAGCCGATTACGCTTGAGGATGTGCTGGAGATTGTCCGTATTGAGCAGCCTGATGGCGTTATCGTGCAGTTCGGTGGGCAAACGCCACTGAAACTAGCTCGCGCTCTTGAATCCGCAGGCGTTAATATCATCGGTACTAGCCCTGACGCCATTGACCGTGCTGAAGATCGTGAGCGCTTCCAGCATATGATTCATCAGCTTGATCTTATTCAACCCTCAAACGCTTTGGCCACCAGTTTAGAAGATGGCTTGGTAAAAGCTAAAGACGTTGGCTATCCCTTGGTAGTGCGCCCTTCATACGTCCTCGGTGGTCGGGCGATGGAGATCGTCTATAATGAAGATGAATTAAGACACTATTTGCGCACGGCAGTACAAGCGTCTAATGAGGCGCCGGTACTACTCGACCGTTTCTTGGACGATGCGATTGAGGTCGATGTCGACTGTGTTTGCGACGGTACTGACGTGGTGATTGGTGGTATCATGCAGCATATCGAGCAAGCGGGCGTGCACTCTGGCGACTCAGCTTGTTCACTGCCGCCTTACTCTTTATCTGATGAGCTATGTGACGTAATGCGCGAGCAAACCGTAGCGATGGCAAAAGAGCTGGGCGTTATTGGACTTATGAACGTCCAGTTTGCAGTAAAAGGTGAAACCGTTTATATTCTTGAGGTCAACCCACGGGCGGCGCGTACGGTGCCTTTTGTCTCAAAATGTATTGGTACCTCCTTAGCACAAATAGCGGCTCGCTGTATGGCGGGCACGTCACTCAAAGATCAAGGCTTCACCACTGAGATTGTGCCGTCATTTTATGCAGTAAAAGAGGCGGTATTCCCCTTTGCCAAATTCCCTGGTGTTGACCCTATCTTGAGTCCTGAGATGAAATCAACGGGTGAAGTTATGGGCGTTGGTAAAACCTTTGGCGAGGCTTTCTATAAAGCCGTTATTGGTAGTAATGAGCGCTTACCGGGCTTGCCAACAGCGGGCGAAACCAAAACTGTCTTTATCTCAGTTCGTGACAGCGATAAAGCGCAAATCGCTCCTATTGCTCGCCAATTGCTTGACTATGGTTTTGAGATTGTTGCCACCACAGGCACACAAAAAGTGCTTAGTGACAACGGTATTGAATCTAAGCAAATTAACAAAGTCACCGAAGGTCGTCCGCATATTGTCGATGCCTTGAAAAACGGTAAAATCGACCTTATCATCAATACAACAGAAGGCAAGCAAGCACAAGAGGATTCATTCTCTATCCGCCGTAGTGCCTTGTTAGGCAAGGTGTTTTATGTCACAACCTTAGGTGCGGCTGATGCGGTTTGTAAATCATATGCTATTGATTTGCCGTTTGATGTCTACAAACTACAAGACTTACACGCACAAGCAAAACCTATTGACGTGACCCAATAA
- a CDS encoding putative DNA modification/repair radical SAM protein codes for MATINYDRLQGKLNILADAAKYDVSCSSSAGTRKNQGGGLGDASKTGICHSYTEDGRCVSLLKILLTNHCIYDCAYCTSRKSNDTPRAAFSVEEVVDLTMQFYRRNYIEGLFLSSGIFKSGDYTMERLVEVAKILRTRERFNGYIHLKTIPGASKELLLEAGLYADRLSVNIEIPTKSGLALLAPEKSHEQLKAPMQTVKEEIITIRESRKTHKKAPKFTPAGQTSQMIVGASNETDLQVIQLSSHFYQQYDLKRVYYSGYVPMLADSRLPAIGTPVPMVRENRLYQADWLMRFYGFGAHEIVEPESPFLDLDCDPKLAWAIRHREHFPVNIQTASYEMIVRIPGIGIKTAKKIVKARKFNQLTLYHLKKMGAAVNRAKYFIATTGKNEHLAHLTRDNFRQYVLAQTQTKYKDQRSGQLALF; via the coding sequence ATGGCAACCATCAATTATGACAGACTCCAAGGCAAGCTCAATATTTTAGCCGATGCGGCAAAGTATGATGTCTCTTGCTCATCCTCAGCCGGCACTCGTAAAAACCAAGGCGGCGGACTGGGTGACGCCTCCAAAACCGGTATTTGTCATAGCTATACCGAAGATGGGCGCTGTGTCAGCCTGCTCAAAATCCTCTTGACCAACCACTGCATCTACGACTGCGCTTATTGTACCTCGCGTAAAAGCAATGATACGCCGCGCGCCGCTTTTAGCGTCGAAGAAGTGGTTGATTTGACCATGCAGTTTTATCGCCGCAACTATATCGAAGGGCTGTTTTTGAGCTCCGGTATCTTTAAGAGTGGTGATTATACGATGGAGCGCTTGGTTGAAGTCGCCAAAATCTTGCGTACTCGCGAGCGCTTTAACGGTTATATTCATCTAAAAACCATTCCCGGCGCCTCCAAAGAGCTGTTATTAGAAGCAGGACTATATGCCGATCGCCTGAGCGTCAATATCGAGATTCCCACTAAGTCTGGTCTGGCACTACTAGCGCCAGAGAAGTCGCATGAACAATTAAAAGCGCCGATGCAGACCGTCAAAGAAGAGATTATCACCATTCGTGAGAGCCGTAAAACCCATAAAAAAGCGCCAAAATTCACCCCAGCGGGTCAAACCAGCCAAATGATTGTCGGTGCTAGTAATGAGACCGATCTGCAAGTGATTCAGCTCTCCAGCCACTTTTACCAGCAGTATGATCTCAAGCGGGTTTATTATTCCGGCTACGTGCCGATGTTGGCTGATAGCCGTCTCCCTGCTATCGGTACGCCTGTACCGATGGTGCGTGAGAACCGCCTGTATCAAGCCGATTGGCTGATGCGTTTTTATGGTTTTGGCGCCCATGAAATCGTAGAGCCTGAATCGCCGTTTTTGGACTTGGACTGTGACCCCAAACTGGCATGGGCGATTCGTCATCGTGAGCATTTCCCAGTTAATATTCAAACCGCCTCTTACGAGATGATTGTGCGCATCCCCGGTATTGGGATTAAAACGGCGAAGAAAATCGTTAAAGCCCGCAAGTTCAACCAGCTCACCCTTTATCATTTGAAGAAAATGGGCGCAGCGGTCAATCGTGCCAAGTACTTCATTGCTACTACTGGTAAAAATGAGCACCTCGCCCATTTGACTCGTGATAACTTTCGCCAATATGTATTGGCGCAAACCCAGACCAAGTATAAAGATCAGCGCAGTGGGCAGTTGGCGTTGTTTTAA
- the greA gene encoding transcription elongation factor GreA, whose protein sequence is MQRYPMTPQGHAALEAELKQLKTVDRPRITAAIADAREHGDLKENAEYHAAREQQGFCEARIRDIEAKLSAAQVIDPATLPKEGRVVFGVTVVIENMDTDEEKQYQIVGDDEADFKAGKISVNSPIARGLIGKSEGDEARIETPKGVVEYEIMKVIYD, encoded by the coding sequence ATGCAACGCTATCCTATGACTCCGCAAGGGCATGCGGCTCTAGAAGCCGAATTAAAACAGCTAAAAACCGTCGATCGTCCGCGCATTACTGCAGCTATCGCTGATGCGCGTGAACATGGCGACCTAAAAGAAAACGCTGAATATCATGCTGCTCGTGAACAACAAGGCTTTTGTGAGGCGCGTATCCGTGATATCGAAGCCAAGCTTAGTGCAGCTCAAGTCATCGACCCCGCCACCCTTCCTAAAGAAGGACGAGTGGTATTTGGGGTCACGGTCGTTATCGAAAATATGGATACTGACGAAGAGAAACAGTATCAGATCGTAGGTGACGATGAAGCGGACTTTAAAGCGGGTAAAATCTCGGTCAACTCTCCTATTGCGCGCGGTTTAATCGGCAAATCTGAAGGTGATGAAGCCCGTATCGAAACCCCAAAAGGTGTGGTTGAGTACGAGATTATGAAAGTGATTTATGATTAA
- a CDS encoding TIGR03915 family putative DNA repair protein: protein MTTLTQNAAHPIGNLTPSIVLYEPSFEGWLSAVFYVYAHKLQHDEALQLIANDRYVPSLIAQATPAVVDEDNAQRVLVKLNKLLDCSEMRQLLWGFLSEKDDIGTTLFHVVKYALDYPERDIMQDLGNLNILELAQTVKSVGREKHRMEAFVRFEHTTDDIYFARVEPDFNVLPLIGEHFRQRYQDQHWAIYDLLRGYGIYYDKSKSTRRRPAALQTITDLDEAVLRNPSSIHSEDEQRYQRFWQGYFTNVNIKERKNPRLHKQYLPQRYWKYLSEKQVLPNAEHLQKRR from the coding sequence ATGACAACACTTACTCAAAACGCCGCTCACCCTATCGGCAACTTAACGCCCAGCATTGTACTTTATGAGCCCAGCTTTGAAGGCTGGCTCAGCGCCGTATTCTATGTCTATGCGCATAAATTGCAGCACGATGAAGCGCTACAACTGATAGCTAATGATCGCTACGTGCCTTCGCTGATTGCCCAAGCAACCCCAGCTGTAGTCGATGAAGATAACGCCCAGCGGGTACTGGTTAAGCTTAATAAACTACTTGATTGCTCCGAAATGCGCCAGTTGTTATGGGGATTTTTGTCTGAAAAAGATGATATCGGTACGACTCTATTCCACGTGGTCAAATACGCATTAGATTATCCTGAGCGTGATATCATGCAGGATTTGGGTAATCTAAATATCTTGGAATTGGCACAAACGGTTAAATCAGTTGGGCGTGAAAAGCACCGCATGGAAGCTTTTGTACGCTTTGAGCACACTACCGACGATATTTATTTTGCCCGGGTTGAGCCTGACTTTAATGTACTACCGCTTATTGGCGAGCACTTTCGTCAGCGCTACCAAGACCAGCATTGGGCGATTTATGATCTGCTACGTGGTTATGGTATTTATTATGATAAAAGTAAAAGTACCCGCAGGCGACCAGCAGCTTTGCAAACCATCACCGATCTCGATGAAGCGGTACTACGTAATCCTAGCAGTATTCATAGCGAGGATGAGCAGCGCTATCAGCGCTTTTGGCAAGGTTACTTTACCAATGTTAATATTAAGGAGCGTAAAAACCCGCGCTTGCATAAGCAGTATTTACCCCAACGTTACTGGAAATACTTAAGCGAAAAACAAGTCTTGCCCAATGCTGAACATCTACAAAAACGGCGCTGA
- a CDS encoding gamma-glutamyl-gamma-aminobutyrate hydrolase family protein: MQTYRPIIAIVSCHKMVDGQPAQAVYQKYVDAINFYGGNPILLPYTAADSENFAALMDLADGILLTGSYSNVAPSRYGASHVEAKQDLGRDELSFKLLAYAEEFNIPLLAVCRGLQEMNVYFGGTLHPDWREIEGFYEPHLEDNTQPLEVQYQPVHDINIQMGGRLAAFDEQWYVNSLHKQAINKVGERLCVEALANDGLVEAISLAEHRFMIGVQWHPELNYAKDDMSKFLFTEFIQHASQQNPQ, translated from the coding sequence ATGCAAACTTATAGACCTATTATCGCTATCGTATCTTGTCATAAAATGGTTGATGGGCAGCCAGCGCAAGCGGTATATCAGAAATATGTAGACGCCATAAATTTTTATGGAGGGAATCCGATATTGCTCCCTTATACCGCAGCTGATAGTGAGAATTTTGCTGCATTAATGGACCTTGCAGACGGCATTTTATTGACAGGCAGTTATAGTAATGTAGCACCTAGCCGTTACGGAGCTTCACATGTAGAAGCAAAGCAAGATTTAGGCCGTGATGAGCTGAGCTTTAAGCTATTGGCTTATGCTGAAGAGTTTAATATACCTTTGTTGGCGGTATGCCGGGGACTGCAAGAGATGAATGTTTATTTCGGTGGCACATTGCATCCCGATTGGCGTGAAATAGAAGGGTTTTATGAGCCGCATTTAGAGGATAATACCCAGCCTCTTGAGGTGCAGTATCAGCCCGTCCATGATATTAATATTCAAATGGGTGGGAGATTAGCGGCATTTGATGAGCAGTGGTATGTAAATTCCCTGCATAAACAAGCGATTAATAAAGTTGGCGAGCGCTTATGTGTTGAGGCGCTTGCTAACGATGGACTGGTGGAGGCAATAAGCTTAGCAGAACATCGCTTTATGATTGGTGTACAATGGCATCCTGAATTAAATTATGCTAAAGACGATATGTCTAAATTTTTGTTCACGGAATTCATTCAACATGCCAGCCAACAAAACCCCCAATAA